One Streptomyces mobaraensis NBRC 13819 = DSM 40847 DNA segment encodes these proteins:
- the casB gene encoding type I-E CRISPR-associated protein Cse2/CasB yields MSSAATTGGKRRRPYFWEEVCSGWPSGPAEQGRRGLPAWAEHGLRAVREGLGREPGSVAGMRYLHRVELTDEKRNAERLPRSYEAEHAALTLFGLHQHGAAEPVHRPGIGIGTACHSLRLHLLRETKEMEEVERRRSDQEGGTNGSQSLLFKDTVGRRLFAVSTALDLDELVHHLRSLLPLMRQAGVGLDYTRLHCDLCDWQTPRHGRVLRAWGLQYNAPAPEGAEGAKGKSGSPPAYWAGFDPDRPHAAAELAALRSGLSEEPGTVPAMWAFHRLRMSNELRDRGALTRDLTAEHTALTLFGLHQQGRKRSLHTPGATPGAACRRLLAQDGGPDRVAVERRLGTLLTSLSADELAHHLRGLVPLLRKADIGLDYDGVRQAVRDWDDPYRPDAQSRWRAKWERDFHRESSKV; encoded by the coding sequence ATGAGTTCCGCAGCCACCACCGGTGGCAAACGCCGTCGGCCGTACTTCTGGGAGGAAGTGTGTTCCGGTTGGCCGTCCGGCCCGGCCGAGCAGGGCAGGCGCGGCCTCCCCGCCTGGGCCGAACACGGCCTCCGAGCCGTGCGGGAAGGGCTCGGCCGGGAGCCCGGCAGCGTGGCCGGCATGCGGTATCTGCACCGGGTGGAGCTGACGGACGAGAAGCGGAACGCGGAACGCCTACCCCGGTCCTATGAGGCCGAGCACGCTGCGCTGACCCTCTTCGGCCTCCATCAGCACGGGGCTGCCGAGCCCGTGCACCGGCCGGGCATCGGCATCGGCACGGCCTGCCACTCCCTGCGTCTCCATCTCCTGCGGGAAACAAAGGAGATGGAGGAGGTCGAGCGCCGGCGGTCCGATCAGGAAGGGGGGACCAACGGGTCACAATCCCTGCTCTTCAAGGACACTGTCGGCCGCCGCCTGTTCGCCGTGTCGACCGCCCTGGATCTCGACGAGCTGGTGCACCATCTCCGGTCTCTCCTTCCCCTGATGCGCCAAGCGGGCGTCGGGCTGGACTACACCCGGCTCCACTGCGACCTGTGTGACTGGCAGACCCCTCGGCACGGCCGGGTCCTGCGCGCCTGGGGCCTCCAGTACAACGCCCCCGCCCCCGAGGGAGCAGAGGGCGCGAAGGGGAAATCCGGCTCCCCGCCCGCGTACTGGGCAGGCTTCGACCCCGACCGGCCCCACGCCGCCGCCGAACTGGCCGCGCTGCGGTCCGGTCTGAGCGAGGAGCCGGGCACAGTCCCTGCCATGTGGGCGTTCCACCGCCTCCGAATGAGCAACGAGCTGCGGGACCGCGGCGCGCTCACCCGAGATCTCACCGCCGAGCACACCGCTCTCACCCTCTTCGGCCTTCACCAGCAGGGCAGGAAGCGCTCGTTGCACACGCCCGGGGCCACTCCCGGGGCCGCCTGCCGGCGTCTTCTCGCGCAGGACGGAGGCCCCGACCGCGTCGCGGTGGAACGCCGGCTGGGCACCCTGCTCACTTCGCTCAGCGCCGATGAGCTGGCCCACCACCTCCGCGGCCTGGTTCCCCTGCTGAGGAAGGCCGATATCGGTCTCGACTACGACGGTGTCCGCCAGGCCGTGCGCGACTGGGACGATCCGTACCGGCCGGACGCGCAGTCGCGGTGGCGCGCCAAGTGGGAACGCGACTTCCATCGCGAGTCATCCAAGGTCTGA
- the cas2e gene encoding type I-E CRISPR-associated endoribonuclease Cas2e gives MSAGTTVVVLIAAPPGLRGHLTRWFIEAAPGVYVGSPNARIRDRLWSLLSDRIRDGQAVMIEPAATEQGWSARTCGRERWTPTDFDGLTLMARPRGGAGEPWRPGKEVKEKRPSA, from the coding sequence ATGAGCGCCGGCACAACGGTGGTCGTCCTCATCGCCGCGCCCCCGGGACTCCGCGGCCACCTCACCCGCTGGTTCATCGAGGCCGCTCCGGGCGTCTACGTGGGATCTCCCAACGCCCGCATCCGCGACCGCCTCTGGTCCCTCCTCTCCGACCGCATCCGCGACGGCCAAGCTGTGATGATCGAGCCCGCGGCAACCGAACAGGGCTGGTCGGCCCGCACGTGCGGCCGCGAACGCTGGACCCCCACGGACTTCGACGGCCTCACCCTTATGGCCCGGCCGCGCGGGGGCGCGGGTGAGCCGTGGCGACCTGGGAAGGAGGTGAAGGAAAAACGGCCCAGCGCCTGA
- a CDS encoding nitrilase-related carbon-nitrogen hydrolase, with amino-acid sequence MTTVVRAALVQAGWTGDTESMIAKHEEHARAAAAQGARVIGFQEVFNAPYFCQVQDSEHYRWAEPVPDGPTVRRMRELARETGMVIVVPVFEIEQSGFYYNTAAVIDADGSYLGKYRKHHIPQVKGFWEKYYFKPGNLGWPVFDTAAGRIGVYICYDRHFPEGWRQLGLAGAQLVYNPSATSRGLSAYLWKLEQPAAAVANEYFVAAINRVGREEYGDNDFYGTSYFVDPRGQFVGDVASDTKEELVVRDLDFSLIDEVRQQWAFYRDRRPDAYEGLVRP; translated from the coding sequence ATGACCACTGTTGTGCGCGCCGCACTGGTCCAGGCCGGCTGGACCGGTGACACCGAATCGATGATCGCCAAACACGAGGAGCACGCCCGCGCCGCCGCCGCGCAGGGCGCCCGGGTGATCGGCTTCCAGGAAGTCTTCAACGCCCCCTACTTCTGCCAGGTCCAGGACAGCGAGCACTACCGCTGGGCCGAACCGGTCCCCGACGGGCCGACCGTCCGCCGGATGCGCGAACTCGCCCGGGAGACGGGCATGGTGATCGTCGTCCCGGTCTTCGAGATCGAGCAGTCCGGCTTCTACTACAACACCGCCGCCGTCATCGACGCCGACGGCAGCTACCTCGGCAAGTACCGCAAGCACCACATCCCGCAGGTCAAGGGCTTCTGGGAGAAGTACTACTTCAAGCCCGGCAACCTCGGCTGGCCGGTCTTCGACACCGCCGCCGGCCGGATCGGCGTCTACATCTGCTACGACCGCCACTTCCCGGAGGGCTGGCGGCAACTCGGCCTGGCCGGCGCCCAGCTCGTCTACAACCCCTCGGCCACCTCCCGCGGCCTCTCCGCGTACCTCTGGAAGCTCGAACAGCCCGCCGCCGCCGTCGCCAACGAGTACTTCGTCGCCGCGATCAACCGCGTCGGGCGGGAGGAGTACGGCGACAACGACTTCTACGGCACGTCGTACTTCGTCGACCCGCGCGGGCAGTTCGTCGGCGACGTCGCCAGCGACACCAAGGAGGAACTGGTCGTCCGGGACCTGGACTTCTCGCTGATCGACGAGGTGCGGCAGCAGTGGGCCTTCTACCGCGACCGGCGCCCCGACGCGTACGAGGGGCTGGTGCGGCCGTGA
- the cas5e gene encoding type I-E CRISPR-associated protein Cas5/CasD: protein MTDQAILVLRLAAPLQSWGGPSRYNRRETLPQPTKSGVLGLLAAAEGRPREASIADLVDLDMGVRVDQPGTLLRDYHTVSDHRGLALPSAKVDGKRVQKRTTPAKYTGVTQRYYLQDAVFVVALRGSAPLLAGLERAVRHPAFPLSLGRRSCPPTGRVSLGLHHDADLTAVLGTVPWEAAEHHRRRIRGSEVTLEATVEDPAGEVLAADVPDTYDLKTGTAFGQRAVRHLWVRIPTGHDAANSGDSPASPASDIPAAGADPGHDPFALLGW from the coding sequence ATGACCGACCAGGCCATTCTCGTGCTGCGGCTGGCCGCTCCCCTGCAGTCCTGGGGCGGGCCCTCCCGCTACAACCGCCGGGAGACCCTTCCGCAGCCCACCAAGTCGGGAGTCCTCGGCCTGCTGGCGGCCGCCGAGGGCCGCCCCCGCGAGGCGTCCATCGCCGACCTCGTCGACCTGGACATGGGCGTTCGCGTCGACCAGCCGGGCACCCTGCTGCGCGACTACCACACCGTGAGTGATCACCGGGGCCTGGCCCTGCCCTCCGCAAAGGTCGACGGCAAGAGGGTGCAGAAGAGGACGACTCCCGCCAAGTACACGGGGGTTACGCAGCGCTACTACCTCCAGGACGCGGTGTTCGTCGTCGCCCTGCGCGGCTCCGCTCCCTTGCTGGCCGGTCTGGAACGCGCTGTCCGTCACCCGGCCTTCCCTCTCTCGCTCGGGCGTCGCTCCTGTCCGCCGACCGGCCGTGTGAGCCTCGGACTGCATCACGACGCCGACCTGACGGCCGTCCTCGGGACGGTTCCCTGGGAAGCGGCCGAACACCATCGCCGACGTATCCGCGGTTCCGAAGTCACTCTGGAGGCCACAGTCGAGGATCCCGCGGGAGAGGTGCTCGCCGCCGACGTACCGGACACCTACGACCTCAAGACCGGTACCGCGTTCGGCCAACGAGCCGTGCGTCATCTGTGGGTCCGCATTCCCACGGGCCATGACGCCGCCAACTCTGGCGACTCCCCCGCCTCCCCCGCCTCCGACATCCCTGCCGCCGGGGCCGACCCCGGCCACGACCCCTTCGCCCTCCTGGGCTGGTGA
- the cas7e gene encoding type I-E CRISPR-associated protein Cas7/Cse4/CasC — protein sequence MPHQPNLFVEIHILQSLPPSNINRDDSGTPKQALYGGARRARVSSQAWKRATRIEFAKDQPAGDQATRTKRIAALLTERLARPATDGGAGLDTAQSERLATALVGELGIAKSTKKDEQSAYLLFFGKRQLDTLVASLDGRGAQLAALPDADLKNEVKKLPVVEALATGHPAEVALFGRMVADLPKLNVDAAVQVAHALSTHAVRTEFDYYTAVDDENVEDSGAGMIGTVEFNSSTLYRYAVLGVHQLRDNLSSPEATRDAAKRFLDAFTRSMPTGHQNSFAHRTLPHLVLVTLRADQPVNLVSAFEKPVTGTSGLASESAVRLAEELRAVGTSWGTVPLRTLATYALGEKELEAAFGPSRLFPELLDEVDDLLETWLAGKPLLPIAAEDDGR from the coding sequence ATGCCCCACCAGCCCAACCTCTTCGTCGAGATCCACATCCTCCAGAGCCTGCCGCCTTCCAATATCAACCGGGATGATTCGGGCACCCCGAAGCAGGCGCTGTACGGTGGCGCACGCCGGGCCCGGGTCTCCTCCCAGGCGTGGAAGCGTGCGACGCGTATCGAGTTCGCCAAAGACCAGCCGGCCGGGGACCAGGCGACCCGCACGAAGCGGATCGCGGCCCTGCTGACCGAGCGGCTCGCTCGGCCCGCCACCGACGGCGGTGCGGGCCTGGACACCGCTCAGTCCGAGCGACTGGCCACCGCACTGGTCGGTGAGCTCGGCATCGCCAAGTCCACCAAGAAGGACGAGCAGTCCGCCTACCTGCTGTTCTTCGGAAAGCGCCAGCTCGACACCCTCGTCGCCTCCCTTGACGGGCGCGGCGCGCAACTTGCCGCCCTTCCGGACGCCGATCTGAAGAACGAGGTCAAGAAGCTGCCCGTGGTGGAGGCCCTGGCCACCGGACACCCTGCCGAAGTGGCCCTCTTCGGCCGCATGGTCGCCGACCTGCCGAAGCTGAATGTGGATGCTGCCGTCCAGGTCGCCCACGCCCTCTCGACCCACGCGGTGCGCACGGAGTTCGACTACTACACCGCCGTGGACGACGAGAACGTCGAGGACAGCGGCGCCGGCATGATCGGTACCGTGGAGTTCAACTCCTCCACCCTCTACCGGTACGCCGTTCTCGGGGTGCACCAGCTGCGCGACAACCTCTCCTCCCCCGAAGCCACCCGCGACGCGGCGAAGCGCTTCCTCGACGCCTTCACCCGCTCGATGCCCACCGGGCACCAGAACTCCTTCGCCCACCGCACGCTCCCGCACCTGGTGCTCGTCACCCTGCGGGCGGACCAGCCGGTCAACCTCGTCTCGGCCTTCGAGAAGCCCGTCACCGGAACCTCCGGACTGGCCTCCGAGTCCGCGGTGAGGCTGGCGGAGGAACTGCGTGCCGTCGGCACGTCCTGGGGTACCGTCCCGCTGCGCACTCTGGCGACCTATGCCCTGGGAGAGAAGGAGCTCGAGGCGGCATTCGGGCCGTCGCGCCTCTTCCCCGAGCTTCTGGACGAGGTGGACGACCTCCTCGAAACGTGGCTCGCCGGGAAGCCCCTCCTGCCGATCGCCGCAGAGGACGACGGGCGATGA
- the cas6e gene encoding type I-E CRISPR-associated protein Cas6/Cse3/CasE: protein MPYLSKIALNPRRRGAVALLANPHCLHAAVMNGLAHQPVTERVLWRLETNTPHRAEILVLTQSRPSWQGLVEDAGWPGADGGEPLIADYSPLLHRVVEEQEFAFRLTANPVQSVLQPSKPSPEQNRRLAAPADGRRWPRGVRVAHRTTAQQLDWLFRQAKRHGFTIPPVDPAAAPAPGLEPDTPPVPAPAVSLVSRDILRFRKKQNGPRVTISTATFQGRLRVTDAEALRTALLNGIGPAKGYGQGLLTLAPVPAAVPRA, encoded by the coding sequence ATGCCATACCTGTCGAAGATCGCTCTCAACCCGCGCCGCCGGGGCGCGGTGGCCCTGCTGGCCAATCCGCACTGCCTGCACGCCGCCGTCATGAACGGTCTCGCCCACCAGCCCGTGACGGAACGCGTCCTGTGGCGCCTGGAGACGAACACCCCTCATCGCGCCGAGATCCTGGTACTCACCCAGAGCCGCCCCTCCTGGCAAGGCTTGGTGGAAGATGCCGGCTGGCCGGGAGCGGACGGGGGCGAGCCCCTGATCGCCGATTACTCGCCGCTGCTCCACCGTGTCGTGGAAGAGCAGGAGTTTGCCTTTCGACTGACCGCCAACCCGGTGCAGTCCGTTCTGCAGCCCTCGAAGCCCAGCCCGGAACAGAATCGCCGCCTCGCAGCCCCGGCGGACGGCCGGCGATGGCCCCGCGGTGTCCGCGTCGCCCACCGCACCACCGCCCAGCAGCTCGACTGGCTGTTCCGCCAGGCCAAGCGCCACGGCTTCACCATTCCGCCCGTGGACCCCGCGGCCGCCCCTGCTCCGGGCCTCGAACCCGACACCCCGCCCGTTCCCGCCCCCGCCGTCTCCCTCGTGTCCCGCGACATCCTGCGCTTCCGCAAAAAGCAGAACGGGCCACGCGTCACCATCTCCACCGCCACCTTCCAGGGCCGTCTGCGCGTCACCGACGCGGAAGCGCTGCGTACGGCCCTCCTGAACGGCATCGGCCCCGCCAAGGGGTACGGCCAGGGCCTGCTCACCCTGGCCCCGGTGCCCGCGGCGGTGCCGCGTGCCTGA
- a CDS encoding isochorismatase family protein gives MPATTLDPRTALVLVDLQKGITALPTARPADEVVARAARLAAAFRARRLPVVLVRVVGAAPGRTEAGRRTGEHPADFADPRPELGRADDDIVVLKRTWGAFHGTGLDERLRRHGVTQLVLAGIATGLGVESTARAAHEHGYHVTVVTDSVTDVDPERHRNAVERVFPLLGETDTTEAVLHLLV, from the coding sequence ATGCCTGCCACCACGCTCGACCCGCGGACCGCCCTCGTCCTCGTCGACCTCCAGAAGGGCATCACCGCCCTGCCGACCGCGCGCCCCGCCGACGAGGTCGTCGCCCGCGCGGCCCGGCTGGCCGCGGCCTTCCGTGCCCGCCGCCTCCCCGTCGTCCTGGTCCGCGTCGTCGGCGCGGCACCCGGCCGTACGGAGGCCGGGCGCCGCACCGGCGAACACCCCGCCGACTTCGCGGACCCGCGCCCCGAACTCGGCCGCGCGGACGACGACATCGTCGTCCTCAAGCGCACCTGGGGCGCCTTCCACGGCACCGGCCTAGACGAGCGGCTGCGCCGGCACGGCGTCACCCAGCTCGTCCTGGCCGGGATCGCCACCGGCCTGGGCGTGGAGTCCACGGCCCGGGCGGCGCACGAACACGGCTACCACGTGACGGTGGTGACGGACTCGGTCACGGACGTCGATCCGGAACGGCACCGGAACGCCGTCGAGCGGGTGTTCCCGCTGCTGGGCGAGACGGATACGACGGAGGCGGTCCTCCACCTGCTCGTATGA
- a CDS encoding aspartate aminotransferase family protein: protein MSAPGPAVTPGLHARHRAVLPSWLSLYYAEPIELTHGEGRYVRDAEGRRYLDFFGGILTTMTAHALPEVTKAVAEQAGRILHTSTLYLDRHMVELAERIAALSGIPDARVFFTTSGTEANDAALLLATTYRRSNQILAMRNSYHGRSFSTVGITGNTAWSPTSLSPLQTLYVHGAVRSQGPYAHLSDAAFTAACVRDLEDMLGQAHGTVAALIAEPVQGVGGFTAPPDGLYAAFREVLNRHGILWISDEVQTGWGRTGDHFWGWQAHAENGPPDLLTFAKGIGNGMSVGGVVARAEVMDCLEANSISTFGGSPVTMAAGLANLTYLLEHDLQGNARRVGGLLIERLRAVAAGLPVVREVRGRGLMIGVELTSSDAAAAALERAREEGLLIGKGGRDGSVLRIAPPLTLTVAEAEEGAAALERALRRVWDASGKEEHR from the coding sequence GTGAGCGCCCCCGGCCCGGCCGTCACCCCGGGCCTCCACGCCCGCCACCGTGCCGTCCTCCCCTCCTGGCTGTCCCTCTACTACGCCGAGCCCATCGAACTCACCCACGGCGAGGGCCGCTACGTCCGGGACGCCGAAGGCCGCCGCTACCTCGACTTCTTCGGCGGCATCCTCACCACCATGACCGCCCACGCGCTGCCCGAGGTCACCAAGGCGGTCGCCGAACAGGCCGGCCGGATCCTCCACACGTCCACCCTCTACCTCGACCGGCACATGGTCGAACTGGCCGAGCGCATCGCCGCCTTGAGCGGCATCCCCGACGCCCGCGTCTTCTTCACCACCTCCGGCACCGAGGCCAACGACGCCGCGCTGCTGCTGGCCACGACGTACCGGCGCTCCAACCAGATCCTGGCCATGCGCAACAGCTACCACGGCCGTTCCTTCTCCACCGTGGGCATCACCGGGAACACCGCCTGGTCGCCCACCAGCCTCTCGCCGCTCCAGACGCTCTACGTGCACGGCGCCGTCCGCTCCCAGGGCCCCTACGCGCACCTCTCCGACGCGGCGTTCACCGCCGCCTGCGTCCGCGACCTGGAGGACATGCTCGGCCAGGCGCACGGGACGGTGGCCGCGCTGATCGCCGAACCGGTGCAGGGCGTCGGCGGGTTCACCGCGCCGCCCGACGGGCTCTACGCGGCCTTCCGTGAGGTGCTGAACCGGCACGGCATCCTCTGGATCAGCGACGAGGTGCAGACCGGCTGGGGCCGCACCGGCGACCACTTCTGGGGCTGGCAGGCCCACGCCGAGAACGGCCCGCCCGACCTGCTCACCTTCGCCAAGGGCATCGGCAACGGCATGTCCGTCGGCGGCGTCGTCGCCCGCGCCGAGGTGATGGACTGCCTGGAGGCCAACTCCATCTCCACCTTCGGCGGCAGCCCGGTCACCATGGCCGCCGGCCTCGCCAACCTCACCTACCTCCTCGAACACGACCTCCAGGGCAACGCCCGGCGCGTCGGCGGCCTGCTGATCGAACGGCTCCGGGCCGTCGCCGCCGGCCTGCCCGTCGTCCGGGAGGTACGCGGCCGGGGCCTGATGATCGGCGTCGAGCTCACCTCGTCCGACGCCGCGGCGGCTGCCCTCGAACGGGCTCGCGAGGAGGGCCTGTTGATCGGCAAGGGCGGCCGGGACGGCTCCGTCCTGCGCATCGCCCCGCCGCTGACCCTCACCGTCGCGGAGGCGGAGGAGGGCGCGGCGGCGCTGGAACGGGCGCTGCGGCGGGTGTGGGACGCGTCGGGGAAGGAGGAACACCGGTGA
- the hydA gene encoding dihydropyrimidinase, producing the protein MTRTLVQGGLVVTAAEETYADVLVEDGKVAALAAAGSSVARGWTADRVIDATGRYVVPGGVDAHTHFDFPFGGTSSSDTFETGTRAAAWGGTTTVVDFAVQTRGRALREGLDAWHAKAEGKCAVDYAFHMILSDVNEDTLKEMDLLVGEGLTSFKLFMAYPGVFYSDDGQILRAMQRAAGNGGLVMMHAENGIAIDVLVQQALAAGRTAPRYHGEVRRALLEAEATHRAIQLARVAGSPLYVVHVSAEEAVAELAAARDKGLPVFGETCPQYLFLSTDNLAEPGFEGAKYVCSTPLRPREHQAALWRGLRTDDLQVVSTDHCPFCFSGQKELGRGDFSKIPNGLPGVEHRMDLLHQAVVDGHITRRRWIELACAAPARMFGLAPHKGTIAPGADADLVVYDPRATQVLSATTHHMNVDYSAYEGKEITGRVETVLSRGEIVIDERRFTGRTGHGRYVPRTTCQYLA; encoded by the coding sequence GTGACCAGGACCCTCGTCCAGGGCGGCCTCGTCGTCACCGCCGCCGAGGAGACGTACGCCGATGTCCTCGTCGAGGACGGGAAGGTGGCCGCGCTGGCGGCGGCCGGCAGCTCGGTCGCCCGGGGCTGGACGGCCGACCGGGTGATCGACGCGACCGGCAGGTACGTCGTACCGGGCGGCGTGGACGCCCATACCCACTTCGACTTCCCCTTCGGCGGCACGTCGTCCTCCGACACCTTCGAGACCGGCACCCGGGCCGCGGCCTGGGGCGGCACCACGACCGTCGTCGACTTCGCGGTGCAGACGCGCGGCCGGGCGCTGCGCGAGGGGCTCGACGCGTGGCACGCCAAGGCGGAGGGGAAGTGCGCGGTCGACTACGCCTTCCACATGATCCTCTCCGACGTGAACGAGGACACTCTGAAGGAGATGGATCTCCTCGTGGGCGAGGGGCTGACCTCGTTCAAGCTCTTCATGGCCTACCCGGGGGTCTTCTACAGCGACGACGGGCAGATCCTGCGGGCCATGCAGCGCGCCGCCGGCAACGGCGGGCTGGTCATGATGCACGCGGAGAACGGCATCGCGATCGACGTCCTCGTCCAACAGGCCCTGGCGGCGGGCAGGACGGCCCCCCGGTACCACGGCGAGGTCCGCAGGGCCCTGCTGGAGGCCGAGGCCACCCACCGCGCGATCCAGCTCGCGCGGGTCGCCGGCAGCCCGCTGTACGTCGTCCACGTCTCGGCGGAGGAGGCGGTCGCGGAGCTGGCGGCGGCCCGGGACAAGGGACTCCCGGTCTTCGGCGAGACCTGCCCCCAGTACCTCTTCCTGTCGACCGACAACCTGGCGGAACCCGGCTTCGAGGGCGCGAAGTACGTGTGCTCGACGCCGCTGCGCCCGCGCGAGCACCAGGCGGCCCTCTGGCGCGGGCTGCGCACGGACGACCTCCAGGTCGTCTCCACCGACCACTGCCCGTTCTGCTTCTCCGGCCAGAAGGAGCTGGGCCGCGGCGACTTCTCGAAGATCCCCAACGGCCTGCCGGGCGTGGAGCACCGGATGGACCTCCTCCACCAGGCGGTCGTCGACGGCCACATCACCCGCCGCCGCTGGATCGAGCTCGCGTGCGCCGCCCCGGCCCGGATGTTCGGCCTGGCGCCGCACAAGGGCACCATCGCCCCCGGCGCCGACGCCGACCTCGTCGTCTACGACCCGCGGGCCACACAGGTCCTCTCCGCCACCACGCACCACATGAACGTCGACTACTCGGCGTACGAGGGGAAGGAGATCACCGGCCGCGTCGAGACGGTCCTGTCCCGCGGCGAGATCGTCATCGACGAACGGCGGTTCACGGGCCGGACGGGCCACGGCCGCTACGTACCGCGGACCACCTGCCAGTACCTCGCGTAA
- a CDS encoding TIGR03842 family LLM class F420-dependent oxidoreductase — translation MDFGLVLQTDPPATAVVELMRRAERRGFRYGWTFDSAVLWQEPFVIHSRILEHTERLIVGPMVTNPSTRTPEVTASTFATLNDMYGNRTVCGIGRGDSAMRVAGRRPNTLAALSESMRIIRDLAEGRETDAGGTPLRLPWVRDGRLPVWMAAYGPKALALAGREADGFILQLADPFLTEWMVKAVRGAAEEAGRDPSSVTVCVAAPAYVGDDLAHAREQCRWFGGMVGNHVADLVTRYGAHSGLVPEALTAYIERRQGYDYSHHGRAGNPSTDFVPDEIVDRFCLLGPAEAHVARLEELRALGVDQFAVYAMHDAKETTIDTYGERVIPALTEAA, via the coding sequence TTGGACTTCGGCCTCGTCCTGCAAACCGACCCGCCCGCCACCGCCGTCGTCGAGCTGATGCGCCGCGCCGAGCGCCGCGGCTTCCGGTACGGCTGGACGTTCGACTCCGCCGTGCTGTGGCAGGAGCCGTTCGTCATCCACAGCCGCATCCTGGAGCACACCGAACGGCTCATCGTGGGGCCGATGGTCACCAACCCCTCCACCCGCACCCCGGAAGTCACGGCCTCCACGTTCGCCACGCTCAACGACATGTACGGCAACCGCACGGTCTGCGGCATCGGGCGCGGCGACTCGGCGATGCGGGTGGCCGGCCGCCGCCCCAACACCCTGGCCGCGCTGAGCGAATCGATGCGGATCATCCGCGACCTCGCCGAGGGCCGCGAAACGGACGCCGGCGGCACGCCGCTGCGGCTGCCCTGGGTACGGGACGGCCGGCTCCCGGTCTGGATGGCGGCCTACGGCCCCAAGGCCCTCGCCCTGGCCGGCCGCGAGGCCGACGGCTTCATCCTCCAGCTCGCCGACCCCTTCCTCACCGAGTGGATGGTCAAGGCGGTACGCGGCGCGGCGGAGGAGGCCGGCCGCGACCCGTCGTCCGTCACGGTCTGCGTCGCGGCCCCCGCCTACGTCGGCGACGACCTCGCCCACGCCCGCGAACAGTGCCGCTGGTTCGGCGGCATGGTGGGCAACCACGTCGCCGACCTCGTCACCCGCTACGGCGCCCACTCGGGCCTCGTCCCCGAGGCCCTCACCGCGTACATCGAGCGGCGCCAGGGCTACGACTACAGCCACCACGGCCGCGCGGGCAACCCGTCGACGGACTTCGTCCCGGACGAGATCGTCGACCGCTTCTGCCTCCTCGGCCCGGCGGAGGCGCACGTGGCACGCCTGGAGGAGCTACGGGCGCTGGGCGTCGACCAGTTCGCGGTGTACGCGATGCACGACGCGAAGGAGACGACGATCGACACGTACGGGGAACGGGTGATCCCGGCCCTGACGGAGGCGGCCTGA
- a CDS encoding winged helix-turn-helix transcriptional regulator, with the protein MCPSSLNPIRFGDKWSPLIIRCLEGAPRRFSELRVPLRRVMPKVLTASLRALERDGFVERAVYPGSLPRVEYALTPLGRGLLGPLEVACAWAGEHWEELLDAREAYGEVGRRRVG; encoded by the coding sequence TTGTGCCCTTCCTCGCTCAATCCGATCCGGTTCGGGGACAAATGGTCGCCTTTGATCATTCGGTGTCTTGAGGGCGCGCCGCGCCGGTTCTCCGAGTTGCGGGTTCCCCTGCGGCGCGTCATGCCCAAGGTGCTCACCGCCTCGCTGCGGGCGCTGGAGCGGGACGGGTTCGTCGAGCGGGCGGTGTATCCCGGTTCCCTGCCGCGCGTCGAGTACGCGTTGACCCCGCTCGGGCGCGGTCTGCTCGGGCCGTTGGAGGTCGCCTGCGCCTGGGCCGGTGAGCACTGGGAGGAGCTGCTCGACGCGCGGGAGGCGTATGGGGAGGTGGGGCGGCGGCGGGTCGGGTAG